The Bacillus sp. FJAT-27916 genomic interval ACGAATATTTAGGCCAAGGAGTACGATAGGGAAATAAGGAAAAATCATACATAAAAGGAGCATTGAGGGATGAATCAGAAACAATCCTCTATTCCAAGCCCGTATAAGAGCTTGCGGAAGTTATTTGAAGAGAATATTCATGTCAACCATATTTCTGAGGAATTGGTCAGCTTTGAAGCAGGCAGCAAGATGGATGATATTCTGAATTATATGGAGCAGACCGGCTTTGATGTCGTTGGTATAAAGGATAATGGCAGGGTAATTGGCTATTTAGAGAGAGGGAGCAGCGCGATGATTCGTTTTCAGCCCTCTGATCTTGTTTCGGAATCTACACCATTAATTCATCTGCTCTATTTATTTGAGCATATTGACCGAATCTTTATTCTTGAGAGAAATGAGGTTACTAGGCTTGTTACGTTGGCAGACCTGCAGAAGCCGCCGGTTCGGATGCTTTTATTTGGTATCATTTCTTTAATGGAGATGCATCTTCTCTATGTTGTCAAACAAGTTTATAGGGATCTGTCCTGGAAGGAGAAAGTGAGTACGGAGCGGCTGAGAAGCGCTGAGCATTTATATGAAATGAGAAAGGAACGAAATGAAGAGATAACGCTTCTTGACTGTCTGCAGCTCAGTGACAAGAAAACCTTAATTGTGAAGAAAAAGGAGCTGCTTTTAAATCTCGGTTTTACATCACGGGCAGCTGCAGAGCGTTTTTTCAATAAGCTTGAGCTGCTTCGAAATAATCTTGCCCATTCACAGGAGCTGACAGGCGGGAGTTCCTTCAGAGAAATCATTCAGACCGTAAAGGAATGTGAAAGGGTTCTAGCGGCATGTGAGCAAATGCATTCAGAATGAGAATCATCTGGATGCTTTTTTATGATCGACGGGAAAATTTAAATTGTAGTTGACAGATAGGAATAATATATTTTATACTCTGATTAATCAGAAAATTGAATGACTGGCCGATCGGACCACCGAAGGCATAACCCTTTATTTGTAGAGGGGTTATGCCTTTTACATTTTTATCGAAGGGAGAGCGGCTATTGCAATTCATTATCAGCGATAAGACTGACGTCGGTTGGTCAGAATGAAATAATGACGTTGAATTGAAAGAATTAGAAAGGAGCGGGGGCAATGTCTCGTAAAGAACAGGCCAATAAAGCAGCCATTGAGCAGATTATTCGTTTCCTCATAGAGATAGATTACGGAAAGGTTGAAATAAAAATCCATGATTCACAAATTACCCAAATCGAAAAGGGAGAAAAATACCGGTTAGCCGTCAAGAAATAGGAGGAGCCGCTTCAGTAAAACTTTCCCCATAGATATGGTAGGATAGTTTAGAGGAGGCTGCATGCATGAATACGATTCCTATGATCATTGCCATTATGACCGGGATC includes:
- a CDS encoding YezD family protein, with protein sequence MSRKEQANKAAIEQIIRFLIEIDYGKVEIKIHDSQITQIEKGEKYRLAVKK